The following nucleotide sequence is from Streptomyces sp. NBC_00239.
CGCCTCGTGCGTTACGTACTCCGGGAACCCCTCCAGCAAGGCTGTTTGGCGGACTGCTCTGCCCTGCTCTTCGAATTGGTCGCCTGTCCCGAACGCTTTGTCAGCACTTGCTGAAAAGTGAGGAGTTGGAGAGCGTCGACCAGTTTCGACAGCTGAAATGTGCGTCCCCGAGTACCCCATCCGCTCTGCCAGGTCGTCCTGAGTCCAGCCGCGTTCATCCCGCAGCATGCGCAAACGCCGACCGAACGCCGCGCCTGGTGAATCTGTGGGATCCAACTTCTTCCGGTTCAACAGTCACCGCCCAACTCTCCGAGCAAACAACGCAAGTTGAGGACACGTCGACTGTAGGTCAGGCTGGGACCGCTCGGTAGCGGAATGACTACACAGAGGAGCGGTCGCCCATGGAGGCGTACCAGGAGAGCCGGGAGAACGCGGACACGGACGTGGATTCGTTCGAGTACGCGACGTACAGCCCGGACCCCCAGACGTGCCCGGCGTGTGACATGCCGATTCCGGTCGGGACGCTCGTACGGCGGGGGATGAACTGTCGGCCGGACGGGCCGCCCGTGGTCGCGTACTGGCACACCCGTTGCGTACGCGCGGACGGCTCGCGGTGACCCGTCACGAACACCCGGCGCCGCGGCCGGAACGTACGTACAGCCGCCGCATGCCGTGGCCGTCACGGCGGGGGCGGTCGCGTGGATCGTCTGCGTGGCGGTCGTCGTCGCCCGCGGGTGGGGCGCCTGAAGGTGCGGCGGGGTCAGGCGGCCGCGGGCGTCACGGTCAGGGTGATCGAACCGTCCGCCGCGCGCTCCACGCGGACCGCCGTCAGGTCGTTCACGTGCACGGTCGGACCGTGCTCGGCGGCGCGCGGGCCGATGCCGATCACGCGCATACCGGCCGCCAGACCGGCCTCGATGCCCGCGCCGGAGTCCTCGAAGACGATGCAGTCGGCGGGGGCGAAGCCCAGTTCGGCGGCGCCCTTGAGGAAGCCCTCCGGGTCCGGCTTGCTGGCGGAGACCGACTCGGCGGTGACCCGGACGTCGGGCATCGGGAGCGCGGCGGCCGCCATGCGGGCCGTGGACAGGGGCCGGTCGGCCGAGGTGACGAGCGCGTGCGGGAGGTCGGCGATGGCGGCCATGAAGGCGGCCGCGCCGCCGACCGGGACCACGCCGTCCATGTCCGCGGTCTCGCGGGCGAGCATCACGGCGTTGTCGGCGTAATTGAGTTCCATCGGGCGGTCCGGGAGCAGGACGGCCATGGTCGCGTAGCCCTGGCGGCCGTGGACGACCTTCAGGGCCTCGTCGGCGTCCAGTCCGTGCTCCAGCGCCCAGGCGCGCCAGCACCGTTCTACCACCGCGTCCGAGTTGACCAGGGTGCCGTCCATGTCCAGGAGGAGGGCGCGGGCGGTCAGGACGACAGGGGCGGTGGCGGTGGTGCTGGCCGGCATCGGCGGGGCTCCAGACGGGCGCGGAAAGAGAACAAGCAGCCCCGCCCACCGGTCAGGGAGTGAAGGCGGGGCCACTTTGTTTCTACACGATACAAAATACAGGCTGGTCTACGCCAGTGCCGGCGTGTCGCCGGAGAATGCGGGATCGGTGCGGAGTGTGGGCCGCGCCCCGCCGATTCCGGCTTCGCCGGTGAGTAGGGGCTTGCGCGGAGTGGCGGACATCACGGGCTCGTGGGGCAATCCCAGCCTCGCCGGCGTTTGAGGAGCGGGTCCGGGCGGAGCCCGGTGCCCGGCGGAGCCGGGTTGTTCTTGGGGCTCCGCCCCAAACCCCGCGCCTCAAACGCCGGCGAGGCTGGATGTTGTGCCCCGGGGCACCGGCGAGGCTGAGGCGGGCTGCGCCCCGGCCCCGCCCAGGGCGTCGGCGGGCTGGAAGTTGCGCCCCAGGGGTGTCGGTGAGGCTCGGAGGGCCTCCCCGGCACCGGTGAGGGGGTGTGGCGGCTGTGGGGCGGGTTACGGCTCGTGGGACTGGGCTTCCAGGGATCGGCGGGTCGCCGGGCCGTAGACGCCCTCGGGGTCGCCGATGACGTTCGCCCACTGCTGGTAGTCGGCGACGGCACTCTCCACGAAACGGCCGTACTTGCCGTTCGCCGGACCCCAGTACCAGCCCATCTCGCTCAGCCGGAGCTGGAGCTCCTCGACGTCCGGGCCGGTGTCGCCGCGCCGGAGGACCTGGCCCTGCGGCGGGGAGTTCGTCGGGCTGGGGGAGCGGGTGGCGCTCCGGGACGGTGAGGGCGAGGCGGATCCCGTGCGCGGCGCGGTGGCGGTGGCGGTGGGGGAGGCGTCGGCCGAGGCCGAGGTCGTGGCGTCCGCGGACGCGTCGGCCGTCGCCGTGGCGGCAGCGGTCGGCTCGTCGTTCTCCGTGGCCGCGCCCTCGGTGGCCGTCGGCGGGGCCGTGTCGGGGGCGAGGCTCAGGTCGGGCGCGGAGAGCTTGGGGTCGGGCAGGGCGACCCGGTCGCTCTCACCGCCATCGCCCGAGAACAGCCCGGCGGCCAGCGCACCGGCCCCGAGCACCACGACGGCCGCGCCGATCGCGAGCGGCAGCGCCCTGCGCCGCCCCCGGCCCGAGCCGTCGCGGCCGCGGGGGCCGCGACCCGCCGGCGCCCCGGGTGTCGCCTGCAACTGCACGGTCTCGTCGACGATCAGCGCCCCCGGCCCGTACCCGTCGGCCGGGGCGGGCACCTGACCGTCGGGGCCGGCCGCGCCACCGGGACCGGCGTACGCGCCGGCCGGGGCGTACGGATCGGCCCGTCCGTCCCCGTACCCGCCGTCGGGGGCGTAGGCGTCCGGCTGCCCCTGCCCCTGCCCCTGCCCCTGCCCCTGCGGGTACCCGCCGCCCGCGGCGTACGCGTCGGGCTGCCCGTACCCGCCGGGCTGCGGGTGGTCGGCGGGGCGGGCGTACGGGCTGGGAGGTGCGTACGACTCGGTGGGCGCGGGCGCGGCGGGCTGCGCGGGGGCGGACGGGTGGGCGTACGGGCCGGGCTGGGCGTACGAGCCGGGCTGGGCGTACGGGCCGTTCGGGGGGACGGGAGGGAGGACCTCGGTGACGCCGTCGGACGGGCGCGGGGACGCGCTCGGCGGGCCCCACATTTCGGCCGGGGTCGGGTGGGTGTCCGGGCTCTGGACGACGCCCAGGAGGCGCGGCGGTGC
It contains:
- a CDS encoding HAD-IA family hydrolase, whose translation is MPASTTATAPVVLTARALLLDMDGTLVNSDAVVERCWRAWALEHGLDADEALKVVHGRQGYATMAVLLPDRPMELNYADNAVMLARETADMDGVVPVGGAAAFMAAIADLPHALVTSADRPLSTARMAAAALPMPDVRVTAESVSASKPDPEGFLKGAAELGFAPADCIVFEDSGAGIEAGLAAGMRVIGIGPRAAEHGPTVHVNDLTAVRVERAADGSITLTVTPAAA
- a CDS encoding peptidoglycan-binding protein — encoded protein: MSAERCPECDAAAGRCACASPAAGFDHLRVRPYMSRPDAAGDAGPEAAPPRLLGVVQSPDTHPTPAEMWGPPSASPRPSDGVTEVLPPVPPNGPYAQPGSYAQPGPYAHPSAPAQPAAPAPTESYAPPSPYARPADHPQPGGYGQPDAYAAGGGYPQGQGQGQGQGQPDAYAPDGGYGDGRADPYAPAGAYAGPGGAAGPDGQVPAPADGYGPGALIVDETVQLQATPGAPAGRGPRGRDGSGRGRRRALPLAIGAAVVVLGAGALAAGLFSGDGGESDRVALPDPKLSAPDLSLAPDTAPPTATEGAATENDEPTAAATATADASADATTSASADASPTATATAPRTGSASPSPSRSATRSPSPTNSPPQGQVLRRGDTGPDVEELQLRLSEMGWYWGPANGKYGRFVESAVADYQQWANVIGDPEGVYGPATRRSLEAQSHEP